Below is a window of Roseivirga misakiensis DNA.
GGCAACTCTTGCACATTTTCTTGTGCTTCTTCTTATACTTCTTACAGCATTTTTTGAAACAACATCCTTCTTGAACGATCATAGAACTGATCGGTGAATCCTCTTTTTGGAAAGGGTTCGGTTGGTCAAAAAGCTGCTCTTCAATTATATTCATCAATCTTTGTTTTTATTTAGACTGATTACAAATAACGGGCACAAACCTTTAACAATCAAACTTTGGACACAAAAAAAGGGAAGCTCAACTTCCCTTTTTTACTTATTCAAAAGTATAATTTATTCTCCTTCCTGTATCTCTTGAGCTACCGCTTGAACCTCGTCTAAAACGCGAAGTAAATTACCGCTCCAAATCATACCGATTTCTTTTTCAGAGTAACCTCTTCTTACTAGTTCTAGTGTAACATTAAAGGTCTCAGAGGCATCTGACCACCCTTCTACTCCACCACCACCATCGAAATCTGAACTAATACCAACATGCTCAATTCCGATCTTATTCACCAAATAATCGATATGATCTACAAAATCAGCTACATCGACTGGAGGCGCAACGCTATTAATCAGCGAATCAATTCTATCTTTATGTTTTTCTTGAAATGCATTATAAGCATCGAAATAGGCTGTTCTTTCATTTCGACTCATTGCGCGATATAAACTACCAGGCTTAATTTCAAAACCCTCTTCTTCAGCAATTTGAGCAATGATTTCGCTTGACTTCTTTCTGTTCGCCGTATTTTTTTCAGAGTTTAAATAGCTTTTAAAAGCCACTGTTTGCACTACGCCTCCATTTTCTTTCAACATCATCAGTTGCTCATCATCTAGGTTTCGGCTTACGTTATTCAAGGCTCTTGCGGAAGAATGTGAAGCAATCACTGGCGCCTTCGACATTTCCATCATTTGCATATTGGCCACTTTTGAAGGATGGGATAGATCAATCATAATACCCCATTTATTCATCTCCCTGATAACTTCTTTTCCTAGTTCACTCAAACCATTATGAAGCCATACGCTATCTCTTTCCCCTGTATTAGAATCACTCAACTGACTGTGACCGTTATGCGCCAAAGACATGTACCGTGCACCACGTTCATAAAACTCTTTAACTCTAGAAATATCCTTTCCAACAGGGTACCCATTTTCGATCCCTATCATGGCCACCTTTTTACCTGAAGCAGCTATTCTTCTCACATCATCAGAAGTTAAGGCTATTTCAATCTGGTCTGGGGCTATTTCTTCTGCAAGCCTATGGATGGCTTTAAACTTATCATCTGCATTGGCATAAGCCTTGTCAAAACCTTCGTCAGTTAACTCTCCCTGACCAGTATAGACAATAAACCAGGCAACGTCTAAGCCACCTTCTATCATGTTTGGCAGATTTACCTGAGTGGGCAGTTTTTTAGTGTAGTTATTGTCTTCGGTGAAGTTGTTGGTATTAATATCATCATGGGTATCAAGCGTAATCACCCGATCATGAATACCTCTGGCATACTCAACCAGTTCCTCTTCTGTCATATCGTTGACGGACTTTTCTTGAGGTTGGCAAGCGGTAAACAGGAATAAAGTTATTCCTAAAAAGTAACTCAGTTTTTTCATCGTTTTGGTTAGTCTGTTGAAAACTTAAATTTAGAACGAAGCAACCAAAGCACAACTAAGTTTCTGTTTAGTGGTAGTAAAACCTGCTTAAAATAGAAAATCAAAAACGGTTGATTTCTCTAAGAAATGCAGTTATACTTGCCAACTGATCTGGATGCGCTAAATGGAAAAATTCGTTAATGTTAGAAAGCTAATTGGTGATAAAAATCCTACCCTGCTCAAATGGCTTCCTGGCTTTGTCATTCGTTATATCGAACGAATCGTTCATCAAGATGACATCAATGAATTTATGGCCAATCATCAAGAGGCCGACTCCTATGAGTTCTGTAAAGCGGTAATGGAAAAGTTCAATGTCACACTAGACATTACTGGCATTGAAAACGTGCCTAGACCTCCAGAGGGAATTATTTTCGCTAGTAACCATCCTTTAGGCGGCTTCGATGCACTCGCTATTATCACCTCCCTAAAAGAGATCAGGCCAGATATCAAGTTTATTGTAAACGACCTTTTGCTCAGTGTGCGCAACCTCAAGGATAGTTTTATTGGTGTTAATAAAGTTGGTAAAAACGCTGCGGCCTCGCTTCAAAGGGTCGATCAGCAGTTTGCTTCTGATTACGCTACTTTTATTTTTCCAGCAGGTTTGGTGAGTAGAAGGGAAAAAGGTATAATCAAGGACTTAGTTTGGAAAAAAACGTTCATTACAAAAGCTAAAAAATATCAAAAACCCGTCGTTCCAGTGTATATTGAAGGGAAACTAACCGATCGCTTTT
It encodes the following:
- a CDS encoding dipeptidase, with translation MKKLSYFLGITLFLFTACQPQEKSVNDMTEEELVEYARGIHDRVITLDTHDDINTNNFTEDNNYTKKLPTQVNLPNMIEGGLDVAWFIVYTGQGELTDEGFDKAYANADDKFKAIHRLAEEIAPDQIEIALTSDDVRRIAASGKKVAMIGIENGYPVGKDISRVKEFYERGARYMSLAHNGHSQLSDSNTGERDSVWLHNGLSELGKEVIREMNKWGIMIDLSHPSKVANMQMMEMSKAPVIASHSSARALNNVSRNLDDEQLMMLKENGGVVQTVAFKSYLNSEKNTANRKKSSEIIAQIAEEEGFEIKPGSLYRAMSRNERTAYFDAYNAFQEKHKDRIDSLINSVAPPVDVADFVDHIDYLVNKIGIEHVGISSDFDGGGGVEGWSDASETFNVTLELVRRGYSEKEIGMIWSGNLLRVLDEVQAVAQEIQEGE
- a CDS encoding 1-acyl-sn-glycerol-3-phosphate acyltransferase, which gives rise to MEKFVNVRKLIGDKNPTLLKWLPGFVIRYIERIVHQDDINEFMANHQEADSYEFCKAVMEKFNVTLDITGIENVPRPPEGIIFASNHPLGGFDALAIITSLKEIRPDIKFIVNDLLLSVRNLKDSFIGVNKVGKNAAASLQRVDQQFASDYATFIFPAGLVSRREKGIIKDLVWKKTFITKAKKYQKPVVPVYIEGKLTDRFYRLANFRKALGIKVNIEMFYLADEFYKQQDTKMKITIGKPIPAETFDSTKSDMEWAQWTKEEVYKLREA